Proteins co-encoded in one Kiritimatiellia bacterium genomic window:
- the tadA gene encoding Flp pilus assembly complex ATPase component TadA: MRLDEVLVRRGKVTPEQVEEARARGAGKASEAEWGPVLVEMGVLTECEWLEALGELYGCDVLREPADNLLDPALVSQLPVEWARAHAMLPVRQGPRLCVLTSDPSDLAALEDLALILGEEAAPLLAPRREILAAIEHCYVRKTETPGDLLRGLQPAAPGEMPERAADDLLRTAEQAPVTQLINLILLQALKARASDVHLEPYANSLRLRYRIDGLLYEQSSPPKHLEAPLVSRLKVMARLDIAEKRLPQDGTARVRVGEQEVDIRVSTIPVAEGERVVLRLLNRESTLMPLSDLGMPAPLLARFRELVAQPNGVILVTGPTGSGKTTTLYAALQELDKAHANILTIEDPIEYQLPHIGQMQVKPKIGLTFASGLRHILRQDPDVILVGEIRDVETAEIAVRASLTGHLVFSTLHTNDAVSAVLRMADMGVESYLLAAALRAAMAQRLVRRLCPECRRPGELPVEEAESLGPAGRGLAGTRVWQPAGCPRCRGGYLGRLGLFELMLVDDEVREAVRANRPLAEIQRLAVRQGMRTLQDDAVEKIRRGETSVAEVLRAVGRMDVRGAAG, translated from the coding sequence ATGCGCCTGGACGAGGTGCTCGTTCGCCGGGGGAAAGTCACGCCGGAGCAGGTGGAGGAGGCGCGGGCCCGGGGCGCGGGCAAGGCCTCGGAGGCGGAATGGGGGCCGGTCCTCGTCGAGATGGGCGTCCTGACCGAGTGCGAATGGCTGGAGGCGCTGGGTGAGTTGTACGGCTGCGACGTCCTCCGGGAGCCCGCTGACAACCTGCTGGATCCCGCCCTGGTGTCCCAGTTGCCCGTCGAGTGGGCGCGCGCGCACGCCATGCTGCCGGTCCGCCAGGGTCCGCGCCTGTGCGTGCTGACGAGCGATCCGTCCGATCTCGCGGCGCTGGAGGACCTGGCGCTCATCCTGGGCGAGGAGGCGGCGCCGCTGCTGGCGCCCCGCCGGGAGATCCTGGCGGCCATCGAGCACTGCTACGTCCGCAAGACCGAGACGCCCGGCGACCTGCTGCGCGGCCTGCAGCCGGCGGCCCCGGGCGAAATGCCGGAACGCGCGGCGGATGACCTGCTGCGGACGGCCGAGCAGGCCCCGGTGACCCAGCTGATCAACCTGATCCTGCTCCAGGCGCTCAAGGCCCGGGCCTCGGACGTGCACCTGGAGCCCTACGCGAACAGCCTGCGCCTGCGCTACCGGATCGACGGCCTCCTGTACGAGCAGTCGTCCCCGCCCAAGCACCTCGAGGCCCCGCTCGTTTCCCGTCTGAAGGTCATGGCCCGGCTGGATATCGCCGAGAAGCGGCTCCCCCAGGACGGCACGGCGCGCGTGCGGGTGGGCGAGCAGGAAGTGGATATCCGCGTTTCCACGATCCCCGTCGCGGAGGGGGAGCGGGTCGTGCTCCGCCTGCTGAACCGCGAGTCCACCCTCATGCCGCTTTCGGACCTCGGCATGCCGGCGCCGCTGCTGGCCCGCTTCCGCGAGCTGGTGGCCCAGCCGAACGGCGTCATCCTGGTCACCGGCCCCACGGGCAGCGGCAAGACCACGACGCTCTACGCCGCGCTCCAGGAGCTGGACAAGGCGCACGCCAACATTCTCACCATCGAGGACCCGATCGAGTACCAGCTGCCGCACATCGGCCAGATGCAGGTGAAGCCGAAGATTGGGCTGACCTTCGCCTCGGGCCTGCGCCATATCCTGCGCCAGGATCCGGACGTCATTCTCGTGGGCGAAATCCGCGACGTGGAGACGGCGGAAATCGCCGTGCGCGCGTCGCTGACGGGCCACCTCGTCTTCAGCACCCTGCACACCAACGACGCGGTCAGCGCGGTCCTCCGCATGGCGGACATGGGCGTGGAATCCTATCTTCTGGCCGCGGCGCTGCGCGCGGCCATGGCGCAACGGCTCGTTCGCCGGCTGTGCCCCGAGTGCCGCCGCCCGGGAGAACTCCCGGTGGAGGAGGCGGAATCCCTGGGCCCCGCGGGGCGCGGGCTGGCGGGAACTCGCGTCTGGCAGCCGGCGGGCTGCCCCCGGTGCCGCGGGGGGTACCTGGGCCGGCTCGGCCTGTTCGAGCTCATGCTGGTGGACGACGAGGTCCGGGAGGCCGTGCGCGCCAACCGGCCCCTCGCCGAGATCCAGCGCCTGGCCGTCCGGCAGGGCATGCGCACGCTGCAGGACGATGCCGTGGAGAAAATCCGGCGGGGCGAGACCAGCGTGGCCGAAGTGCTGCGGGCGGTCGGCCGGATGGACGTCCGCGGGGCGGCCGGATGA
- a CDS encoding type II secretion system F family protein, with translation MKTFAYQGFNHAGRPGAGLIEALDAKDAREKLFTRGILVETLQPAAQERAGRFRRADSSFDVPARAMLYRELAALLKAGLPLTQSLEVILAAPESGRHQARLADLRDRIREGSSFADALGSNRSVSPFEKAVIQVGERTGRLDEVLDRMARFLEEQGRVRERVQTALLYPVIVLILAVIIAVVTLGIMLPRVAKLLEEARMELPAITRATLALGRWGAPVLLAAVLGAGVTGIVLARRLRTAPESRRQWNRRFFRWPLAGRAYGALVNLRFARTLALLLDGGVPLVEAVPLAGKATGSSWTGFLAGEQAEAMRHGRNLADALRQIPPLAGSLPVWIQAGEAGGKLSDLLEHAADRYQQQWDRIIARSLGLLEPLLIVLVGGFVLLVALATLLPIMSLNQTLQ, from the coding sequence ATGAAAACCTTCGCGTACCAGGGATTCAACCATGCCGGGCGGCCCGGCGCGGGATTGATCGAGGCCCTGGACGCCAAGGATGCCCGGGAAAAACTCTTCACGCGCGGCATTCTGGTCGAGACCCTTCAGCCGGCAGCCCAGGAGCGAGCCGGCCGATTCCGTCGCGCGGACTCGTCCTTCGACGTCCCCGCCCGCGCGATGCTCTACCGCGAACTGGCCGCGCTGTTGAAGGCCGGGCTGCCGCTGACCCAGTCGCTCGAGGTCATCCTCGCCGCTCCCGAGTCCGGCCGCCACCAGGCCCGGCTCGCCGACCTGCGCGACCGGATCCGCGAGGGCTCTTCCTTCGCCGACGCCCTGGGCTCGAATCGGTCGGTCTCGCCGTTCGAAAAGGCCGTGATCCAGGTCGGCGAGCGGACGGGCCGGCTGGACGAGGTGCTCGACCGCATGGCGCGCTTTCTCGAGGAGCAGGGGCGGGTGCGCGAACGGGTGCAGACCGCGCTGCTGTACCCGGTGATCGTGCTGATCCTGGCCGTGATCATTGCCGTTGTCACCCTGGGGATCATGCTGCCCCGTGTGGCAAAGCTGCTGGAGGAGGCCCGCATGGAACTGCCCGCCATCACGCGGGCGACGCTGGCGCTCGGGCGCTGGGGCGCGCCGGTCCTGCTCGCGGCGGTCCTCGGGGCGGGCGTGACCGGGATCGTCCTCGCGCGGCGCCTGCGCACCGCGCCGGAGTCCCGCCGGCAGTGGAACCGGCGCTTTTTCAGGTGGCCGCTGGCGGGCCGCGCGTACGGGGCGCTGGTCAACCTGCGTTTTGCCCGGACGCTGGCCCTCCTCCTGGACGGGGGCGTCCCGCTGGTCGAGGCCGTCCCGCTGGCGGGGAAGGCCACGGGCAGTTCGTGGACCGGCTTCCTGGCCGGGGAGCAGGCCGAGGCCATGCGCCACGGGCGGAACCTCGCCGACGCCCTGCGCCAGATCCCGCCGCTGGCGGGTTCCCTGCCGGTCTGGATCCAGGCGGGCGAGGCGGGCGGCAAGCTGTCCGACCTGCTGGAGCACGCGGCGGACCGTTACCAGCAGCAGTGGGACCGGATCATCGCCCGGAGCCTGGGATTGTTGGAGCCGCTCCTGATCGTCCTGGTGGGCGGTTTCGTGCTGCTCGTGGCGCTCGCCACGCTCCTGCCGATCATGTCGCTCAACCAGACACTGCAATAG